The genomic segment caaacctggtatttataggagaatacatgggcttgTCATGGACCATTCACCTGCGGGCCTTAGATATGGGCCGGAagtttgggccggatcttgatgggttcatcccaGGGGTATCAGTATAGAATTAAATTAGCAGCTCACGGCGTATAATCGATTAGGATCTTTCCAGCGTTAAGGATCTGCTATCGAAGAGAAAGCTTCTTGAGAAAGATCAAGCTGATTATCGACGCATCCCGGGCAAAGATCGACTATTCTAACCCGGACTACACCGTCCTTGCAAGGCTGTGGTACACCCAGATTGGTGCCACCGGTGCATCGGACGTTATAGTAACTTCCACATGCGGCACCATTGTTGTAAAGGGCTCTATTAGCAGCTGCTACCAGTACGCCCTGGTCCTGATATCCATAGCATGCAGATGCTGCAGCCATTTGCTATAAAAAGTGAGTTCTACGAGTTATACGGAGATTAAGATTTGAGTGAGAGATTCAGACGATCGATCGACAAATTGTTGGAGAGGAAGAAATACTAAAAGATTACGAGTTG from the Primulina tabacum isolate GXHZ01 chromosome 16, ASM2559414v2, whole genome shotgun sequence genome contains:
- the LOC142529240 gene encoding EG45-like domain containing protein yields the protein MAIERAIILAVIAASLISVASAIAGTATYYTVYVPSACYGYQDQGVLVAAANRALYNNGAACGSYYNVRCTGGTNLGVPQPCKDGVVRVRIVDLCPGCVDNQLDLSQEAFSSIADP